A window from Micromonospora terminaliae encodes these proteins:
- a CDS encoding C40 family peptidase, translating into MVDSTQGRRRGRRYPVISPVLRPALWSALLGAVAAAALATPAWADPLPDTVPSTGSRPQVAGTLQLPTVPGAVPGLPGTVPGAPGRTPGLPGTTPAVTNPADGPLIAQINQADAQVAQLGDTLLSVKGERDTAQADLTLAATRLKEAQDALLRAQENAKAAAADAVKADAALPPGEFGASLRELANLQRITRGDKAEGTTTAVTGELARATAAEQVAREAHASAERRATEKAAEYTRVETDLHKQEATLLKLRKDNAAKLRDIERREDAAEQQLGSSYVVNQSVSGRVADPRALAAVRYALAQLGDPYLWAAEGPDRFDCSGLVLAAYQSAGYRGLPRVSRDQYYATRSRTVDPNALLPGDLLFFASSSSWTSIHHVAMYIGNGKMVEAPRTGDVVKISVVRWSRLYAATRVLGAVPAPATPAPTVPSTPPTTPPATPSKPGSTPKPTKTATPKPTKTATPKPTPSTSSPTPTPSTAPSTTTPPPPTSAPPSPTDSPTSAPTSTAGADPTGDAAEPTGSSAESTSASPSATD; encoded by the coding sequence ATGGTCGACAGCACCCAGGGCCGACGCCGAGGACGCCGCTATCCGGTGATCTCACCGGTGCTGCGCCCGGCGCTCTGGTCCGCCCTGCTCGGGGCGGTCGCGGCCGCGGCGCTCGCCACGCCGGCCTGGGCCGACCCGCTGCCCGACACGGTCCCCAGCACCGGCTCCCGCCCCCAGGTCGCCGGCACCCTCCAGCTCCCCACCGTGCCCGGCGCCGTTCCCGGCCTGCCCGGCACGGTGCCAGGCGCGCCCGGCCGCACGCCCGGTCTCCCCGGCACCACGCCGGCCGTCACCAACCCGGCCGACGGCCCGCTGATCGCCCAGATCAATCAGGCCGACGCCCAGGTCGCCCAGCTCGGCGACACGCTGCTCAGCGTCAAGGGCGAACGGGACACCGCGCAGGCGGACCTGACCCTCGCCGCCACCCGGCTGAAGGAGGCCCAGGACGCGCTCCTCCGGGCCCAGGAGAACGCGAAGGCCGCCGCCGCCGACGCCGTCAAGGCCGACGCCGCGCTGCCGCCCGGCGAGTTCGGGGCCAGCCTGCGCGAGCTCGCCAACCTCCAGCGGATCACCCGGGGCGACAAGGCCGAGGGCACCACGACCGCGGTGACCGGCGAACTCGCCCGGGCCACCGCCGCCGAGCAGGTCGCCCGCGAGGCCCACGCCTCGGCCGAGCGACGCGCCACCGAGAAGGCGGCGGAGTACACCCGGGTCGAGACCGACCTGCACAAGCAGGAAGCCACGCTGCTCAAGCTCCGCAAGGACAACGCCGCCAAGCTGCGCGACATCGAGCGCCGCGAGGACGCCGCCGAGCAGCAGCTGGGCAGCTCGTACGTCGTGAACCAGAGCGTCAGCGGCCGGGTCGCCGACCCGAGGGCCCTGGCCGCGGTGCGCTACGCCCTCGCCCAGCTCGGCGACCCCTACCTCTGGGCGGCCGAGGGGCCGGACCGGTTCGACTGCTCCGGCCTGGTGCTCGCCGCCTACCAGTCGGCCGGCTACCGCGGGCTGCCCCGGGTCTCCCGCGACCAGTACTACGCGACCCGCTCGCGCACGGTCGACCCCAACGCGCTCCTCCCCGGTGACCTGCTCTTCTTCGCCTCGAGCAGCAGCTGGACGTCCATCCACCACGTCGCCATGTACATCGGCAACGGCAAGATGGTCGAGGCGCCGCGGACCGGCGACGTCGTCAAGATCTCGGTGGTCCGGTGGTCCCGGCTCTACGCCGCCACCCGGGTGCTCGGCGCGGTCCCCGCTCCGGCCACCCCGGCGCCGACGGTTCCCAGCACCCCGCCGACCACTCCGCCGGCCACCCCGTCGAAGCCCGGCTCGACGCCGAAGCCCACGAAGACGGCGACGCCCAAGCCGACGAAGACGGCGACGCCGAAGCCCACGCCCAGCACGTCGAGCCCGACGCCCACCCCGTCGACCGCGCCGAGCACCACGACACCGCCGCCGCCGACGTCCGCGCCGCCGAGCCCGACCGACTCGCCGACCTCGGCGCCGACCAGCACCGCCGGCGCCGACCCGACCGGTGACGCGGCCGAGCCGACCGGCAGCTCGGCCGAGAGCACCTCGGCGAGCCCGAGCGCCACCGACTGA